The following proteins come from a genomic window of Cervus canadensis isolate Bull #8, Minnesota chromosome 3, ASM1932006v1, whole genome shotgun sequence:
- the ARF5 gene encoding ADP-ribosylation factor 5: protein MGLTVSALFSRIFGKKQMRILMVGLDAAGKTTILYKLKLGEIVTTIPTIGFNVETVEYKNICFTVWDVGGQDKIRPLWRHYFQNTQGLIFVVDSNDRERVQESADELQKMLQEDELRDAVLLVFANKQDMPNAMPVSELTDKLGLQHLRSRTWYVQATCATQGTGLYDGLDWLSHELSKR, encoded by the exons ATGGGCCTCACCGTGTCCGCGCTCTTTTCGCGGATCTTCGGGAAGAAGCAGATGCGGATCCTCATGG TTGGCTTGGATGCGGCTGGAAAGACCACAATCCTCTACAAACTGAAGTTGGGGGAGATTGTCACCACCATTCCCACCATAG GCTtcaatgtggaaacagtggaataCAAGAACATCTGTTTCACAGTCTGGGACGTGGGAGGCCAGGACAAGATTCGGCCTCTGTGGCGGCACTACTTCCAGAACACTCAG GGCCTCATCTTCGTGGTGGACAGTAATGACCGAGAGCGCGTCCAGGAATCTGCTGAcgaactccagaagatg ctgcagGAGGACGAACTGCGGGATGCGGTGCTGCTGGTGTTTGCCAACAAGCAGGACATGCCCAACGCCATGCCCGTGAGCGAGCTGACCGACAAGCTGGGGCTACAGCACTTGCGAAGCCGCACG TGGTACGTCCAGGCCACCTGTGCCACCCAAGGCACAGGCTTGTACGACGGGCTGGACTGGCTGTCCCACGAGCTGTCGAAGCGCTAG
- the FSCN3 gene encoding fascin-3 — MEEVEWTPRQPRAEDLRVGLISWAGSYLTYEPYKNTVTATAKGLGRRQTWEILVSNQHDTQAVVRLRSLQGLYLLCEADGSLCYGRPRTSHHGCFLIRFHRNGQWTLQCIISGRYLESDGEDVFCTSRVLSAYHMWTPRPALHVHVILFSPLNHCYARADPTMGRVWVDAPIPCLEECGFLLHFQDGCYHLETSAHTFLSHLDRLVSQPSTQTAFHMQVRPGGLVALSDGEGGMLYPQGTRLLLSLGSSPHGGEEWFILQRCPTWVSLTSKARKFLSVVYDVEVCAASEHVSPMSLFQFECDNETPTLQLRSANGCYLAQRRHRAVMADGHPMECETFFRIHWNCGRILLQSPNGRFLCIAANGLLMSNATIPGPNEEFGIRLANRPFLALRGRYGYVGTSSEHDLLQCNMDQPDCIHLLPCRQGIYHFQAQGGSFWSITSFGTFRPWGKFALNFCIELQGSNLLTVLAPNGFYMRSDRSGTLLADSEDITKECIWEF; from the exons ATGGAGGAGGTGGAGTGGACGCCAAGACAACCCAGGGCTGAGGACCTAAGGGTTGGGCTCATCAGCTGGGCAGGATCCTACCTCACTTATGAACCATATAAGAATACAGTCACGGCTACGGCAAAGGGCTTGGGCCGGAGACAG ACCTGGGAGATCCTAGTGAGCAATCAGCATGACACACAGGCTGTGGTACGACTAAGAAGCTTGCAGGGTCTCTACCTTCTGTGTGAGGCAGATGGTTCTCTGTGCTACGGGCGGCCAAGGACAAGCCATCATGGGTGTTTCCTCATCCGTTTCCACCGCAACGGTCAATGGACCCTCCAGTGCATCATCAGTGGCCGCTACCTGGAATCCGATGGCGAGGATGTTTTCTGTACCTCCCGGGTCCTCTCAGCTTACCACATGTGGACCCCCCGGCCAGCCCTGCACGTCCATGTGATCCTCTTCAGCCCCCTCAACCACTGCTATGCCCGGGCTGACCCTACCATGGGCCGAGTCTGGGTAGATGCACCAATTCCCTGTCTGGAGGAATGCGGCTTCCTGTTGCACTTCCAAGATGGATGCTACCACCTGGAGACCTCTGCACACACCTTCTTGTCCCACTTAGACCGGCTGGTCTCCCAACCCTCCACACAGACAGCTTTTCACATGCAAGTGCGTCCTGGAGGGCTCGTGGCGCTGagcgatggggagggaggcatgcTGTATCCACAGGGCACACGCCTGCTCCTGAGTCTGGGCTCCAGTCCACATGGAGGCGAGGAGTGGTTCATCCTACAGCGCTGCCCGACGTGGGTCAGCCTCACGTCCAAGGCTCGGAAGTTCCTCTCCGTCGTCTATG ATGTGGAGGTGTGTGCTGCCTCTGAGCACGTAAGCCCAATGTCATTGTTCCAGTTTGAATGTGACAACGAGACCCCCACCTTGCAGCTTCGTTCAGCCAATGGCTGCTACCTAGCCCAG AGGCGCCATAGGGCAGTGATGGCTGATGGGCACCCAATGGAATGTGAAACCTTCTTTCGTATACACTGGAACTGTGGCAGGATCCTCCTGCAGTCTCCCAATGGACGCTTCCTGTGCATCGCAGCCAATGGCCTGTTGATGTCCAATGCTACCATTCCAG GCCCAAATGAGGAATTTGGGATTCGATTAGCCAACCGCCCCTTCCTCGCCTTGCGGGGTCGGTATGGGTATGTGGGTACCTCATCAGAACACGACCTCCTGCAGTGCAATATGGATCAGCCAGACTGCATTCACCTGCTGCCCTGCCGCCAGGGCATCTACCACTTCCAAG CACAGGGTGGATCCTTCTGGTCAATAACATCCTTCGGCACCTTTCGGCCGTGGGGAAAGTTCGCCCTCAACTTCTGTATCGAGCTTCAGGGCAGCAACTTGCTCACGGTGCTGGCACCCAATGGCTTCTACATGCGATCCGACCGAAGTGGTACCCTGTTGGCAGACAGCGAAGACATTACCAAAGAGTGTATTTGGGAATTTTAG
- the PAX4 gene encoding paired box protein Pax-4 produces the protein MRPCDISRSLKVSNGCVSKILGRYYRTGVLEPKGIGGSKPRLATPPVVARIAQLKGECPALFAWEIQRQLCAEGLCTQDKTPSVSSINRVLRALQEDQRPPWIHLRLPAGLGPIPRTPPSDSEAPRGPHPGTGHRNRTIFSPGQAEALEKEFQRGQYPDSVARGKLAAATSLPEDTVRIWFSNRRAKWRRQEKLKWEMQFPGGSQGLTVPSASPGIFSAQQSPGSVSTAVLPTLESLGPSSYPLCWGTASEGCLSDTPPQACLQSCWGYLPPTAELPGLHPALPSLPFLPLPPSPVLVPVRPCAGLAPQCEVWDEGGGSVWKGDVVGRI, from the exons ATGCGGCCCTGTGACATCTCCCGGAGCCTCAAG GTATCTAATGGCTGTGTGAGCAAGATCCTAGGGCGTTACTACCGCACAGGTGTCTTGGAGCCCAAGGGGATTGGGGGAAGCAAGCCACGCTTGGCCACGCCGCCGGTGGTGGCGCGAATCGCCCAGCTCAAAGGGGAGTGCCCGGCCCTCTTCGCCTGGGAGATCCAACGCCAGCTCTGTGCAGAAGGGCTTTGCACCCAGGACAAGACTCCCAGT GTCTCCTCCATCAACCGAGTCCTGCGGGCATTGCAGGAGGACCAGAGACCGCCCTGGATACATCTCAGGTTGCCAG CCGGTTTGGGTCCAATTCCTCGAACTCCGCCTAGTGACTCTGAGGCTCCCCGGggtccccacccaggaactggcCACCGGAATCGGACGATCTTTTCCCCAGGCCAAGCCGAGGCGCTGGAGAAAG AATTCCAACGTGGGCAGTACCCTGATTCAGTGGCCCGTGGGAAACTGGCTGCAGCCACCTCTCTGCCTGAGGACACGGTGAGG ATCTGGTTTTCCAACCGAAGAGCCAAATGGCGCCGACAAGAGAAGCTTAAGTGGGAGATGCAGTTTCCAG GTGGTTCCCAGGGTCTGACTGTACCAAGTGCCTCCCCAGGAATCTTCTCTGCACAG CAGTCCCCCGGCAGTGTGTCCACAGCAGTCCTACCTACCCTGGAATCCTTGGGTCCCTCCAGCTATCCGCTGTGCTGGGGGACAGCATCTGAGGGGTGTCTGAGTGACACCCCACCACAAGCCTGTCTCCAGTCCTGCTGGG GCTACCTGCCCCCCACAGCTGAGCTCCCTGGACTCCATCCTGCTTTGCCATCCTTGCCCTTCCTTCCACTGCCCCCATCGCCAGTCTTGGTGCCCGTCAGGCCTTGCGCTGGCCTGGCTCCCCAGTGCGAGGTCTGGGATGAGGGAGGAGGCTCAGTGTGGAAGGGAGATGTGGTGGGGAGGATCTGA